The nucleotide window TGATCTTGAAAAAATCCTCCAGCAAACAGAAGGCTTAGGCATCAACGTATACACCAATGGTGAGATGTTGCCTGCTCACGCTTACCCTGAGCTTAAAAAATACCCGCACCTTGCCGGTAACTACGGCAGTGCATGGCAGAACCAGCAGAAAGAATTTGCTAACTTCCCGGGCGCTATCGTTATGACTTCAAACTGTCTGCTAAACCCGAATGTTGGTCAATATGCTGATCGTCTATTCACACGAAGCATTGTTGGCTGGCCTGGCGTTGCGCATATCGAAGGTGATGATTTCAAGCAAGTGATCGAATGTGCACTGGCTCAAGATGGCTTCCAGCACGATGAGATTGAACAGATGATTACCGTTGGCTTTGGACGTAACGCACTAATGCAAGCGGCACCTGCTGTCGTGGAGCAAGTGAAAGCAGGTGCAATCAAGCACTTCTTCCTAGTGGGCGGCTGTGACGGTGATAAGTCTGAGCGTAGTTACTACACAGATTTCACAGCGCAAGCACCAGAAGACAGCGTTATCTTGACCTTGGCGTGTGGTAAGTTCCGCTTCAACAAGAACCAATTTGGTGACATTAACGGCATTCCTCGTCTATTGGATGTTGGTCAATGTAATGATGCTTATTCTGCAATCCAGCTGGCACTTGCACTCGCAGACGAGTTTGATTGTGGTATCAATGAGCTACCTTTGACTCTGGTACTTTCTTGGTTTGAACAAAAAGCCATTGTGATTCTGCTGACCCTATTTGCACTTGGCGTAAAAGGTATCTACACAGGGCCAACGGCTCCGGCGTTCCTAACCGATAACCTGCTTAGCATTCTGCAGCAGAAGTTCGATATGCGTGGTATCACCACGGTTGAAAACGATCTTAAAACCATTCTGGCGGCATAATCAGCAGTGATTGAAATGGCGCTTCGGGCGCCATTTCATGTTTAGGAGAAGCAGAAAATGGCCTGGTCCCATTCAGAAACAATTCAATTAACTTGTACTAAAAAGTGGTTTGAGACACCGGATTCGGTGTCGTTCGAGTTATCGAGCGATTCGCAGCACGATAGCTTTCAGTTCAAAGCTGGCCAGTTCTCTTCTCTCGGCTTTGATATTGAGGGTGAGACCACTTATCGAGCGTACTCTATTAGTTCAACGCCTGGTGAAAAGCGTTTAATGTTCACTGTTAAGCGTGTCCCTGATGGTTTGGTGTCTAACCATATTGTTGACAACTTGTCGGTTGGCAATACGGTTCAAGTACAAAACCCTGTGGGGCAATTTAACAACGTGGATTGCGCTCCAAAGCAAAAGGTGCTGATGATCAGTGCTGGCTGCGGTGTTACGCCTGTCATGTCGATGGTCGATCAGTGGTTAGGTGAAGGTGCTAATATTGACATCGAATTTCTTCATCTTGCTAAGAGCAAACTTGATGCGATTTACTTTAATCGATTGGTTGAGCTGAACCAATCGGTAGATAATTTTCATCTCAACATGCTCCTTGAAGACAATACGGGCACCGACTTTCCGCAAGGATTGATCAGCTTAGAGTGGTTAAACGCTTTAGTTGCTGATTTTAAAGAGCGTACAATTTACCTTTGTGGCCCAACAGGCTTTATGGAAGCGGTGAAGTCAGCACTAGAAAGCGCCCAGTTTGATATGTCTCAGTTTCACCAAGAAAGCTTTACGCCAGCGAAGGTCGAAACTGAGGTGGGCGAGAGCCTTGTTAAGGTTGCGGTACCTGAATTTGGTGTTGAAGTCGAGGCAGAAGAAGGCAGCTTACTTATCGACGCGCTAGAGAAAGGTGGTGTGCCAGTGATTGCAGCTTGCCGCAGTGGTATTTGCGGTTCTTGTAAGTGCAAAGTGAAAGTCGGGCAGGTGGAATCCTCGAGCTTTGAGACCTTGTCGGACGAAGATAAGGCGAACGGTTTTGTACTGGCCTGCTCTAGCACCATTAAATCCGATGTGGACGTGAGCTTGAGCTGATGGCTTGGTAATACGACAAAAAAGGCGCATTTTGCGCCTTTTTTGCTTTCTAAAAGCAGCACTAATGTAACCCTAGGTCGGCAAAGGTAACGCCGTGTAATTCTATGAATAAGCTTGGGTTTTGAACTGTGACTTGGGATAGACAGGTTAATATCGGGTAGGATAGCAAGATACTAACTCAAGCTCATATCAGAATGAAAAAACGGTTATCTATTCAAAGTCTCATCATTATCGGCTGCCTCTGTTTAACATTGATCCCAGTGTTTTACAAAGTAGATGTCCCGGGAATGAAGCTCCCTGACTGTCAGATGGAAGAGGTGATCGACACGCCGATTTATTTCTTTGTGTCGAAAACCTTGGTGGACAAATATGGTCTGGATGAGATCAACACGGAAGTAGAGCGCTCTGTTCGTAAAAGCAATGTGATAATGAAAAACTCGTGCATTCCGATGAAGCGGACATTGGCAGCTTTGGAAACTGTCGATTTTAACTCGGCCTCGTTGTTTGATATCGACCAAATAAGACGTCAACTGACGAAGCGGGTTGGAGAAGAAAAGGTACGCGACATTGAGTGGCTTCCTAATCAGTTTTATGGCGTGATCCTCGCTGATGAGGATGGCTATTTTGACTATGACACTATTGGAACTACCAACCCGGATGAGAACAGTCAATTCTTTATGCTGTCTGAGCATGCAGATGAGTACACGTTAGAGCACGAACTGGGCCATCTGTCTTGGGCTTGGCATGACGATCGCTCGTGGTTTAAAGTTCTTGATGAAACATTAGAGCAGCACACTTCCGAGATAAACAAAGACAGGCTCAAACCCTACGCGAGAGGGTATCAATGTGGCGGTTCGGGCACCATTATGAGCTATGAGCCAGAACTGCTGTCGATTTATTCGAGCCCTGAGATAACTAATAACGGTAGAGTGTGTGGCGATGTAGAGCATGCTGATAACGCGCGGCAGCTTCGAGAGTTTGCTGGTGACCTCAAACGGAAAATGCAGCGACAGAAAACCGCTAATCTTTGATATTCGTTACATTCAAAAAAAGTGGTGAGTAACGCTAGGCCAACTCACCACTTCCTCAATCTATTCTTTCTGTAACTGGCAGACGCGTTACACCAACTGGCTGAGCGCTTCTAATGCCGAGGCTCTATTTTCGGCCGCTGGCTCATCACCCATGTTCAGCGCTTCGGCGTAAACAAACTCTACGTCTGTCATGCCTAGGAAGCCAAGAATCGTTGCTAAGTAGTCATTCATGCTGTCTCTTGGCGTATCTTTGTGAATGCCACCGCGAGTTGTGAGTACCACGACTTTTTTGTTGTCGATAAGACCCACAGGGCCTGTCTCTGTGTATTTAAAGGTGACGCCTGCACGAGCAATAAGGTCGAAGTAATTCTTAAGCTGCGTTGGGATCATGAAGTTATACATTGGCGCAGCAATCACTACGGTATCTGCCTGTTTAAGCTCGGTAATCAATGTGTCAGAGAGTTCAACGATCTGTTTTAGCTCGTCTGATAGATCGTCACCGTTGCTACGAAGCGCAGTGGCGACTGCCATGTCCAAAACCGGCACGGGCTCAGCGGCAAGATCGCGTATCGTAACGTTTGAGTTACCTTCGACGGCTTGCGCAATGATTTGATTCGACTGTGAATAGTCACCAAGAATGCTGGACTTTAAAACAAGTGTATTCGACATAGGGTTATCCTCTTTATCAGAAGCAACGTCTGCTTCTCAACCTATGGGGCTAGTGTAAACGCAGAGGCGATGACCTATAAGGCGTTTAACTTGAGCATCTAGTTCGAAAAACTTGAACAAGGTAAATACCCATACAAAAAGTGGCACTATTTGTGCTCGTTAAGCATAGCATTTGTAACTTAACTCAACTTTTTGGAGGTTCCCATGACGAAATGGTTTCCACTTATTGCCGTGATGTCCTTGAGCTTAGCTTTAATTTTAGGAGTGACGATTTACTTTTTTGGCATGCAAGCCATTGTAACTACAGCATCTGAGTGGAAAAACTCATGGTTAGTGATCATGATGCACTTACTCTGGTTTTTCTCCTGTTTGTTTATTGCGATATATAGCATTGAGTCATTCCTTACCAAGGTGAAGATGCACTTCACTCGTGCAGTGTGACTTATTCTAGGGCAATGATGCTGCGTGGTTCGTCGTTAGTGTCAATTTGACGGAATAGATTACGACTCCACGTTCGATTGGGCGAGACGCATTTTAATGTAATCTAGAAATAGCTTGGTACGCGTGTGGTCGTAGTCGAGTTTTGGGTAGTAGGCGTAGACAGTCGAGTCCATCGCTTGGATCTCTGGCAGTACGCGAATCAAGGCACCAGTTTTGACATCTTCTTTGATCATAATGTCATTGCTAATCAGCACGCCCATGCCGCTTTTGGCCGCGTAGAAAAGCGCTTCTGGGTTGGTGGTCGCAAAGTTTCCAGAAAGCATGATGCGCTGATTTTTGGAAATTTTGTATTCTCGTTGTGGGCGCTCTCCCCAAATCAAAATATTGTGCTGCTTGAGTGATTCAACCGTTTGTGGCTCACCAAACTTAGCAATGTAAGAAGGGGCGGCATAAAAGCCAATTCTTTGCTCAAACAGAGGGGTTTGTTTAATGCTCAGAGTATTCAGCGAGTCGAGCTCACGGCTGATGAAGACATCCAGGTTGCTGTCGGGCATCGCACCAGGAACCGTAGTGGTGAGCTGGATCCGAATGTCTGGATATTGGATGAGGAAATCATTTAGATACTGAACTAGGAATTTAGACCCAACGGCAATGGTGGCGCCGATTTTTAGCAGTCCCGCAGGGGTCTCATTAACAGAGCGAGTTTCGTCGATTATGGACTGAAACCGGTCAAGCGAGTCCTTGGCGCGCTGATAGAAAAGAGCACCCGCTTCGGTTTGTGTCACTGAGCGAGTGGTGCGCTTGAGTAGCTGCACGCCAATGCGTTCTTCAAGCCAATGGACGCGTTTGCTGATAGCTGAGCTGGTGGTATTGAGACGGCGAGCCGCGCCGTTGAAGCTTCCTTCTTCGACCACTCGAATGTAAGTATTGATACACGATATCCAATCCATATTCAGCCTCTTATTGTTTCCTAACAGGACGTATTCTGTTTCCTTTATGGTGTATTATCAATGATTCATACGCAATATAGAATGTGTGTATGAATAAAACAAAGCCAAAATCATTCAACAAAACGCCAATGTTGCTCGCGATGATGATCATCGCAACGGGTCAAGTTGGCGTAAGTATTTACCTGCCTTCACTGCCTCTAATTAGTGAGTCACTTGCGGTTGGTCATGCCGACGTTCAAATGCTCGTGACCTTGTTTTTGGTCGGGTTTGGTCTGTCACAACTCTTCTATGGGCCTTTGTCAGATGCTATCGGTCGACGCCCAGTCTTCATTTTGGGGCAAGGTGTTTACTTGCTGGGTACCTTGCTGTGTATCGTATTTAGTGATCACTTTGCTGTGCTTGAATTTGGCAGGCTATTGCAAGGCTTAGGTGCAGGAAGTGCTTCGGTGCTTGGGCGGAGTGTGTTGCGTGATAGTTATGACGGCAAGCAGCTCACCAAAGCTTTGTCTTACATCTCGGTAACGGCGTCAGTGATGCCGATTATTGCCCCAGTGTTTGGCGGTTGGATTGCATTTCATTTGGACTGGGAAGCGGTATTTTTCTTTGTGTTGGTGTACTTGGTGGCAATCTTTACTTTGGGCTGGTTTATCCTGCCAGAAACCTTGCCTTATGCGCCTCGTGCCTTTAAACCAAAACAGGTCATGCAGACGTACGCCAAATTGATTGTAAACCCTCAAGTCATTGGAAGTGCGAGCTATAACTGGATCAGCTACCTTACTGCCGTGGTATCGCTTAGCCTGTTTCCGTTTTTAATGCAGCACGAACTGGGGCTGACTGCAGCAGAATATGGATCGATTATGATCATCCCATCAGCCGGCTTGATGATGGGAAGTGTCTCGCTCAATATATTGAACCGTTATTTTTCAAACAGCTGGATCTTATTTTTAGCGATTGTATTGTCAGCAGTGGCAGGGCTTTGGCTGCTAATGGTAGAGATGACAGTGTTCAATCTACTGCTCGCATTCACTGTGCTTACGATTGCTCAAGGACTGTCGTTTCCAATCTCTATTGCTCTATTACTCGGGCCACATAAGACTCAAGCAGGTTCGGTTTCGGCGCTTTCAGGGTCGATACAAATGGTAATCGCAGGCGTGTTTGGTGGATTTTTAGTGGAGTATTGGGTTACCAATCAAGTGGCATTGGGACGCTTCTATGTTATGTCTGCGTTGTTAATGGCAGTCGTATTATTGATGAGCCAGGTTCGACGTTTTGGACGCAGCGTTGCACCGATAGACAACTAGCTTTTCCACTGAGTTTTTATGCCACAAAGCTTTATTGGTCCTGCTCAAGTCAGTTATTTAAACATTAAAGCGTAAGCGGCCCTAAGTTGTTCATTTGTGTTACTACCCAGTGTGTTCGCCTGTTCACGTAATCAGACATCGGAGTAGGGCGAATTCGATAAGGGTTTGGCAGGACAACTGCAAGCTGTGCTGCTTGAATCGCGGTCAATTGAGACGATGGTACTTTGAAAAACTCCTGACTAGCGGCCTCAACACCATAGATCCCGGGGCCGAACTCAATGACATTGAGGTAGACCTCCATAATACGCTGTTTGCCCCAAATCACTTCCAACAATAGGGCGATATACAGTTCATAGGCCTTTCGGATATACGTTTGACTCGGAAATAGGAATACGTTCTTGGCCGTTTGTTGGGTAATGGTGCTTGCGCCACGACTCGGACCAGCAGCGCCGCTGTTTGAAATGACACTCCACAGTGCAACAACATCGATCCCGTTGTGATCGGGAAAACGTTGATCTTCGGATGCTATCACCGCTTTAGGCATATTTGGTGAGATGTTCTCTAGTGGCACCCATGTTTGATGGACTTGTGCTGGGTAATCCTCTGGTGGTGACAGAGTTCGGGCAATCTTCCATCCCCAAATAGGCGGGTTGATGAACTTAAAGAAGATCACCAATAGCAGCGGTACGCCAAGCAGAATGCAGGTGATATTGATGAATAGCTTCTTTATCATAGTTTTCATTATGTTATGAATTTCCTAGGCTATTGGTTAGTGTAGAGCTGATTCTTGTTGGGTGCAAAAGAGTGATGTCAATTTGTGGTGCTGAGTTGAACTAACCGTAAGGCATGTCGTCTAAAAATTCAGTTTAGCTTTGACGCAATATCGACCTTAAACAAGGAAAATAAAATGTTAGTAAAGGCCACGCCCTATTTTCTTGCTGCCTGTTTGGCACTTTCCCCTAGCGCATTTGCAGCCGAAGAAACGAACTCAGACGCAAAAGCACAAGAGACAAATACAGAAGCCAGCTCTGAGAGTAGTGAATCAAGTAGTAAATATGAGGCGACACTCAATAAGTTCAAACAAGCCCCAGCAACCTTACCGTTTTTTGAGAACGCATACGGCTACGCGGTATTCCCGACAGTCGGCAAGGGTGGCTTTGGTATTGGCGGTTCCTATGGTGAGGGGCAAGTCTACAAGCAAGGCATGCATGTGGGCGATTCAACATTGGCGCAGCTAAGTATTGGATTGCAACTTGGGGCTCAGGCTTACAGCGAAATTATTTTCTTTGAGAGCAAGGCGGATTACTACGCATTCACCAGCGGCAGCTTTGAATTTGGTGCGCAAGCTTCTGCTGTAGCTCTGACACTAGGCGCGAGTGCGCAAGCGGGTTCTACTGGTGCTGGAGCACAAGCGGGGGACAAGCAAAGCCAGGCGACTTACATCAATGGAATGGCGGTGTTTACTATGACCAAGGGCGGTCTAATGTATGAAGCATCGATTGGCGGTCAGGGCTTCTCGTTTGCCCCAAACAACAATTATGATGCTAACTAGTTAAACCTTGCTTACTGATGCCGCCCTCCTGTGATGGGAGCGCGGCATTAGTATTAAAAAGTAAAGGGAGTTAGTGGGCGGTAAGCTGCTCAGCACCGCGCAACATCGCTTCAATAAGCTCGCCCGCGTTAAATTTCACTAATGCTTCATGAGCCCCCACTTGATGGGCACGTTCGGTACACATTTCGCTAGATAACGACGTGTGCAGTATGCGATAGGCATGCCCTAAGCTTGGGTCATTTTGTACTTCAAATGCCAATTCGTAGCCGTCTAATCCTGGCATTTCAATATCACTCACGAGAATGTCGATGGCATCGTTTTGCTCGGCTTTGTTGCGCATAAAAGCGAGTGCGCTGTTGCCGTCTTTGCAAATATCGAACGGAATATTAATTTGGTTAAGTGCATCGCCGAGCTGCTTGCGTGCAATAGAAGAGTCATCTACCAACAAGATATTGAGTGCTTTAATTCGCTCCCTCTGCACATCGGTGAGCATAGGAATTTTGGTATCAGCGTATTGCGGATAAATTTTCGATAGCAACAACTCGACATCGAGCAATTGGACGATTTGGTCATTAAAACGCGTTACGCCAGTGACAAACACATTTTTGCCGCTGCTCTCTGGTGCAGGCTCAATCGACTTCCAATCACACTCGATGATTTTGTCTATCTCTCTCACCATAAAGGCTACGACAGTGCGCAGGCAGTCTGTAACGACTAGGTAGGTGCTGTTGTACTCTTCTGGCGCAATAGGACGAAAGCCTATAGCCGCAGCCATATCAATAACGGGTACAGTTAGGCCGCGAATACTCACCGTACCGACCACGTGTTGGTGTGAGTAAGGGATCTGCGTCGTCGGCATGAAAGGAACGATCTCTCGTACCTTAAGTGTGCCGATGGCAAAACGTTGCTTTTGCATGTTGAGTGTAAACAACAACATGCCCTGTGATTGATTTGCCTTACTGATGGTTGCTTTCATTATATTGCTTTCTCTATTCGCCAATAGATTGATTTTATAAACTTTCCTAGCAAATGTTAATGCGGCAGTCGCTCGAAAAACTTTAGTTGCGTGAAAAGTAAACGTGATTTGAATCTCATTTTGAATTACACTCAGCGCCACTTATCATCCCATAGTCGAATAAAGATCGAGGCAACCCATGGCGAGAACTGCGGCAGCACTTCACATTTTGGTTAAACACAAAGAGCAAGCTGAAGATATCATCAAACAGCTGAAGAAAGGTGCTAAGTTCCAAACACTTGCGAAAAAGTACTCCACCTGCCCATCAGGCAAAAAAGGCGGTGACTTAGGTGAGTTCCGTAAGGGCCAAATGGTACCTCAATTTGATAAAGTCTGCTTTTCAGGCGAAACGCTAGTACCACATTTGGTGAAGACTAAGTTTGGCTGGCATGTGGTGAAGGTACTATATAGAACATAGGTTGTAGTGCCGTTGTGTCACGATGAGCACTTTGTGAAACGGATCTGACTAAAAAGGCACCTATCCAAGATAAGTGCCTTCCATTCGTGAGTTAGCAGAAGTTAATTAAAGTAATTAGCTTTTGTATCAAGGGTAAACTCTACAGTCCAATTAGACATAAACCCATCGTAGTTGGTACCTATAGTGTTAGCGGTGGTCCAAGCCGTCACTTGCTCAAATGACTTGAGAACAAACTTATTGCCACCGACATCGACAATATAGAAAATAAACTGCGCCGTAACGCTGCCGTTACTGAAGGTAGTTCGGTAACCCACACCATTATCATCTTCGATGAGAACCCAATTGCCCGAAAAGGTCATCTCTGGATCATTGCCTGAAGCAGGAATGATCAGCTTAGCATCACCGGATTGTCCGTTCACATCATCGACATCAAAAATGATGGTTTCTGGATCGCTCATATCATCATCAACGCGTGTCATGACCACGACTTCACTGTCTTCAATAAGATCGTCGGCAATGCGGGGCATATACATGATACTGCTAAAGTTTTGTTCGTCGATACAGTTCGAAACGGCCATTAGGTAGTCGGTATAGCTTGAAGTGGTCGCAGGGGCGCCAGCGTCATCATCAAACTCATCTCGACTTGATGCCCTGTCGCAGTTATAGATATCTGTACCAATGGTACTGAGCTTGTATGACCAAGCCTCATCATCACCCTCCCAGAACTCAACCACATACATACCAGACTCATCGATATCTGAGACCCCAAAGTGAGCTTCGGTTACTCCATCCCAGCCGAGTTCAATCACATTGTCATTGTCGCTGATTGACCAATCGAAATCTCCATAGCTAATGCCGTTATGGACTTCGTAGCCGGTCATGTCGCCTCTAAAGCTAAATAATGTGCTGTAATGGCCGTTATCATCATGCCACGCAAAAGCTTGCTCAGGTAATGTCAAATCACTAGTTTGAAGTTGTGGGGAACTCACGCCTTGACAGTCATAATATGCCGATAGCTCAGATTCAAGTGCTGCAACGCTGTTAATAGAGTCATCGTCTACTCTACAAAATTCGTTGTCTCTGGTTAACGTAAAGTCCTCTGACCAAACTTCAGACATTGCTTGATTATCTTCGGTCCATTCGTCATAGGTGGTAAAGGCATACTGGTCATCTATCGTATCGATAAGCGCCCACTGCCATGTGCCGCCATCTTCGTAGTTAATGGTGAGAATATCGTCAGCAATACTCCATGTTACGGAGTAGTTGTCAGTCACGTCACCATCTTTGACAACAGTCGCTTGTCCATCTGGCGCAAAATAGTATTCTCTAGTGCTTACACCGTCACCGCGAGTGCGTAAGTAGCTGTTGCCTTCAAACATGCTGTTGGTGAGTTCGAGTTTGCCGCCACAAGCAGAAATAGCGTCGACAAAGTCAGACTCCGTCGCTGTTGCAGATCCGCTTTCATCCCATGTATCACCAGCGTAACAGACATACTGGCTTCTTAATGCGGTTTGATATTCTGTCAGTGCAGTGTCGTTGAAAAGTGTCAACGTTGTTATCTTGGCAGGGCTTTCTTCAGTATGGCTGACTAAGCTGCCTTGATAGACTTGGGTATCCTCTCCTTGAGCGGTAAACTCGGAAAAAATGACAGTGTTGGAAGGTAAAGCATCGTCGCCAATGGCGTCTATGATGCTATCAGGTAAGGTAAACGACACAAGGTCTACAGAGTTAATACTACTCTCTGTCCATGTCGTAGTTATTGGTTCTTCAGCTACCGTCTGCATAATCGCAAACTCGTCTGAATCAGTGAGTGTGTAGAAATAGACAGTTTGCTCGACGCTGGCTCCTTCATTACCATCGACTAGTTGTACTGCGATGTTGTCGGCAATGAATATACCATTGAGGTCAGTCGCCATTCCAGCAGTGAGTTCAGATTGGCTAGAGGTTGACACCGAGTCAAGGTTCGCGATGGCGACATTATTGGTTGATTCCACAGCGTCATAAAGCTGGTAAAAGTCCTCTGTAGTGTAGGCGACTAGACTTAGCGCTTCGGCACCTTGTGAGTACTGTGAACTTTTGTTTACGAATGGCCAGTAATTAATGTAATCGCTAATCACTTCACCTTCTAGATCGACTGGCGTACCTGAAAGTGTAAAGTTGGCGAAGGTGCTTTCGTTATCAGAAATGGTACCGGTCCAAGATCGGCCGTCATAATCAAGCTTAAAATTGGCTTCGGTTTTGACCCAGCCAGAATCAGACAGCCAGATGTCATTGAGATCTATATCATCCCAACTCGCAGCACCTTCTTCGTCAAATGAAAGGGTTTCCGCGTCGCGATACTCAGCTGACCAAACCCCTTCAGCCTCAGAAAGCTCGAAAATTGAGCGCTCCATCTCAGGGTCGTCAAAGTCGAGGTCTCCCCATAACTCATAGACGGTATTGTTTCTGTCAAAAAATGCTGAGATCACAACAGAGCCCGCGGTACCGATGCTGTCATCAAGAGGCGCGAAGTCTTCGTCATCTAGGACGCCATCATTATCGTCGTCAGGATCAGAATTGTTACCGATGCCATCTTCGTCGGTGTCTATAGACTCAGTGCTGTCGAGTGGGAAAGCGTCGTCTTCGTCTAATGTAGTGTCATTGTCGTCATCAGGGTCAGCATTGTTACCGATACCATCGTTATCGGTATCAACAGATTCTGTACTATCGAATGGGAAAGCGTCGTCCACATCTAATGTATCGTCATTATCGTCATCAGGGTCAGCATTGTTTCCGATGCCATCGTTGTCAGAGTCTAGCCATTCAGATGAATCCAGTGGATAGGTATCGACATCGTTGTTGTAAGTATCTCCATCAATATCGTCATCCATATTATCGCCGATACCATCACCATCGCTATCACGTGTTGAAAACTTATAACCCTCTGGGTAGGCATCATTTATCTTGTTCACACTATCGTCAAAGTCGTCGAGGATATCTGGAACACCATCGTCGTCAATATCTGCGTCTTTTTCTTCATTGGTTAGTGTTCGAAAGTCGTCGCCATCTTTCACGATTTCGATGTCACTAAGATCAGTGTCTTCTTCGGTCAAAGCGCTACCCAAGGCACTTTTTAGCTTGTTGAGGTCGCTGTTTACGCTTGTGCTGTCGCCAGCGGTATTTTGTTTAAGCTCGTCTCGGTTGCTTGGCAGGGTTTCACTCTTCACGATGAGTTGAGCAAGGTTGGCGAGTTTGTTTTCGCCAGTAGAAATAAAGTCACCCAGAAGCACAGTGCCTTCCGGCAGGCCCATATCTTCAACGACTTGTTGGGTTGCAGCTTCTATTGTCGCTTCTTCATTGCTGGAACTTCGTTTTAACTCTTCGAGTTTTAGATGAACGAGTGTTGTCAAAGGCGTAATTATTGTTTCTCCAGGTGGCGCGGTCATCACATAGGGACTGTCGACAATACTGTTAGGATCGTTGGCAATGGCCTCTTCACGCGTGGTATTCGGGTTAGCTCCCAGATCGACAGTGCCGGCTCGAACTTCGGCTATGACTGGATAATTATCTGGGTTATCAATGCCGCTAATGTCAAGACTGACAACACCACCAGCACCAGTGGTGCCACTGGGTTCATTGCTATCGAACTCACCATTTTCTACTACGTCTAACCAAACAAATGCACCATGTAAATATCCATCAATTGCGGTTACGTTCCGTTCACTGTTAGCCGAACCATTATCTGTAGAGGTATCGCTACCGCCACCACAAGCAGTAAGCACGGATACGATTGACATCGCCAGTGCACTTTTCACTAGTCTCATATTAAGCCTCATGTCCATTTTTATTAGATGCAATTCCAATTGCTATGTATCTTTACGTACAATTGTGTTTGGCCTTCTATCGTTCGGCCTAAAGTGAATAAAGTTGAGATGAGGTGGGGCTGCAATTGCTTGAATTTAACTCCCCCCTTTTAGGGGTGAGGAAATAGAATTAATTGTGATAATCATCACAATTAATTCTGACTGTTTGCTA belongs to Vibrio sp. 10N and includes:
- a CDS encoding chemotaxis protein → MKATISKANQSQGMLLFTLNMQKQRFAIGTLKVREIVPFMPTTQIPYSHQHVVGTVSIRGLTVPVIDMAAAIGFRPIAPEEYNSTYLVVTDCLRTVVAFMVREIDKIIECDWKSIEPAPESSGKNVFVTGVTRFNDQIVQLLDVELLLSKIYPQYADTKIPMLTDVQRERIKALNILLVDDSSIARKQLGDALNQINIPFDICKDGNSALAFMRNKAEQNDAIDILVSDIEMPGLDGYELAFEVQNDPSLGHAYRILHTSLSSEMCTERAHQVGAHEALVKFNAGELIEAMLRGAEQLTAH
- the ppiC gene encoding peptidylprolyl isomerase PpiC translates to MARTAAALHILVKHKEQAEDIIKQLKKGAKFQTLAKKYSTCPSGKKGGDLGEFRKGQMVPQFDKVCFSGETLVPHLVKTKFGWHVVKVLYRT